In a single window of the Verrucomicrobiia bacterium genome:
- the priA gene encoding primosomal protein N', producing the protein MQRLGRFAFSWRRPGALHREVIARVALDFAVRKEFDYVVPEEWADRVEVGRRVKVPFGHREVLGSVVALVTTSPHTNLRPISKVLGRQAAMSESVIGLARWMAEYYCCPFEVALKSVLPEAVRREEPGWRERLQVRVLPVSGPVPELTARQREILSVVEEWRELPLSELLRLAETTAETVRRLEDKGLVQIRSEVSERDPYGAEEILPTQELALNAGQEGALKEVAEAIGKVPAGGGGETAAGGVAAPVFLLHGVTGSGKTEVYLQAIGRALERGLGAIVLVPEIALTPQTVERFKARFHHGPQRTLVAVLHSHLSAGERHDEWHKIRDGRARIAIGARSAVFAPVEPLGLIVVDEEHEPSYKQEEAPRYHARDVAVMRGRREGAVVVLGSATPSMESYYNARRGKYRLLELPVRADEARMPVVRVVDMRTESRKAKGPPVFSHALHEAILQRLERREQVMLFLNRRGYSTSLQCPKCGYVAGCPNCSVALTYHRQRQRLCCHVCGHEEEAPKACPEAACRNPAIRYAGLGTERLEDALAGAFPQARIGRMDSDTLKRKEDYRRVLTAFRVGKIDILVGTQMIAKGLHFPNVTLVGIVHADLGLHLPDFRAGERTFQLLTQVAGRAGRGDVEGEVFVQAFTPYHPAIQFARQHDYVGFYEQEIEFREQLRYPPVARAALLTLRGRNEEKVRWCAEQVGRVVSEGLSDLGDLIVAGPAPAPLLKAETFYRYQVMLRTRTMARLTALWPSCRERFELPDDIRLTLDVDPVDLM; encoded by the coding sequence ATGCAGCGGTTGGGGAGATTCGCCTTTTCCTGGCGGCGTCCGGGGGCCTTGCATAGGGAAGTGATTGCCCGAGTTGCCCTGGATTTTGCGGTGCGGAAGGAGTTCGACTACGTGGTGCCGGAGGAGTGGGCGGACCGGGTGGAGGTGGGGCGCCGGGTGAAGGTGCCCTTCGGGCATCGGGAGGTGCTGGGGAGTGTGGTGGCGCTGGTGACGACGTCCCCGCACACGAATCTGCGGCCCATTTCGAAGGTGCTGGGGCGGCAGGCGGCGATGTCGGAGTCGGTCATCGGGCTGGCCCGCTGGATGGCGGAGTACTATTGCTGCCCGTTCGAGGTGGCGCTGAAGAGTGTGTTGCCGGAGGCGGTGCGGCGGGAGGAGCCGGGCTGGCGGGAGCGGTTGCAGGTGCGGGTGCTGCCGGTGTCGGGGCCGGTTCCGGAATTGACGGCACGGCAGCGGGAGATTTTGAGCGTGGTGGAGGAGTGGCGGGAACTGCCGTTGAGCGAGCTGCTGCGGCTGGCGGAGACCACGGCGGAGACGGTGCGGCGGCTGGAGGACAAGGGTCTGGTGCAGATCCGGAGCGAGGTTTCGGAGCGGGACCCGTACGGGGCGGAGGAGATTCTGCCGACGCAGGAGCTGGCGTTGAACGCGGGGCAGGAGGGGGCGTTGAAGGAGGTGGCGGAGGCGATCGGGAAGGTGCCGGCCGGGGGTGGGGGGGAGACGGCGGCGGGGGGGGTGGCGGCACCGGTGTTTCTGCTGCACGGCGTGACGGGTTCGGGGAAGACGGAGGTGTATTTGCAGGCGATCGGGCGGGCGTTGGAGCGGGGTTTGGGGGCGATCGTGCTGGTGCCGGAGATCGCGTTGACGCCGCAGACGGTGGAACGGTTCAAGGCGCGGTTTCATCACGGGCCGCAGCGGACCCTGGTGGCGGTGCTGCACAGTCATTTGTCGGCGGGCGAGCGTCACGACGAGTGGCACAAGATCCGGGACGGGCGGGCGCGGATTGCGATCGGGGCACGGTCGGCGGTGTTCGCGCCGGTGGAACCGCTGGGGCTGATCGTGGTGGATGAGGAGCACGAGCCTTCGTACAAGCAGGAGGAGGCGCCGCGGTATCATGCGCGGGATGTGGCGGTGATGCGGGGTCGTCGGGAGGGGGCGGTGGTGGTGCTGGGATCGGCGACGCCGTCGATGGAGAGCTACTACAACGCGCGCCGGGGGAAGTACCGGCTGCTGGAGCTGCCGGTGCGGGCGGACGAGGCGCGGATGCCGGTGGTGCGGGTGGTGGACATGCGGACGGAATCACGGAAGGCGAAGGGGCCGCCGGTGTTTTCGCATGCGCTGCACGAGGCGATCCTGCAGCGGCTGGAGCGGCGGGAGCAGGTGATGTTGTTCCTGAACCGGCGCGGCTATTCGACCTCGTTGCAGTGTCCGAAGTGCGGGTATGTCGCGGGCTGCCCGAATTGTTCGGTGGCATTGACCTACCACCGTCAGCGGCAGCGGCTGTGTTGTCATGTGTGCGGGCACGAGGAGGAGGCGCCGAAGGCGTGTCCGGAGGCGGCGTGCCGGAACCCGGCGATCCGGTATGCGGGGTTGGGGACGGAACGGCTGGAGGACGCGCTGGCCGGGGCGTTTCCGCAGGCGCGGATCGGGCGGATGGATTCGGACACGTTGAAGCGGAAGGAGGATTACCGGCGGGTGCTGACGGCGTTTCGGGTGGGGAAGATCGATATTCTGGTGGGGACACAGATGATCGCGAAGGGGCTGCATTTTCCGAATGTGACGCTGGTGGGGATTGTGCATGCGGATCTGGGGTTGCATCTGCCGGATTTCCGGGCGGGCGAGCGGACGTTTCAGTTGCTGACGCAGGTGGCGGGGCGGGCGGGGCGCGGGGATGTGGAGGGGGAAGTCTTCGTGCAGGCGTTCACGCCGTATCATCCGGCGATCCAGTTTGCGCGGCAGCACGACTACGTGGGGTTCTACGAGCAGGAGATCGAGTTCCGGGAGCAGTTGCGGTATCCGCCGGTGGCGCGGGCGGCGCTGCTGACGTTGCGGGGCCGGAATGAGGAGAAGGTGCGGTGGTGCGCCGAGCAGGTGGGGCGGGTGGTGAGCGAGGGGTTGTCGGATCTTGGGGACCTGATTGTGGCGGGTCCGGCGCCGGCGCCGCTGCTCAAGGCGGAGACGTTCTACCGGTACCAGGTGATGCTGCGGACGCGCACGATGGCGCGGTTGACGGCGTTGTGGCCGTCGTGCCGCGAGCGGTTCGAGCTGCCGGACGACATCCGGCTGACGCTGGATGTCGATCCGGTGGATTTGATGTGA